The genomic window TTCCGCATCCCCAGTATAGGTTGGTACACCTACGGCACCGAGTAAATTAGCATTGACCAGGCTAGCACCTACCAAATTAGCTTGTTCTAAAAAGGCATCTCTTAAGTCAGTTGCATTCAAATTGGCGCCGCTGAGGTTAGCACCTGTTAAGTTCGCACCATATAAACTAGCACTAGTCAGGTTAGCACCGCTTAAGTCTGCGCCAGTTAGATTGGCACGACTGAGATTAGCACGAGTTAAGTCAGCACCTCTCAAGTCGGCCCCCACCAAATTAGCCATAACCAGTCCGGCATTACTCAAGTTGCATCCCGCGCATTGTCTGGTAGAAAGTAATTGCCTGGTATGTTCGGAATTAACTGCTTTGACGGGATTTGCCAAGCTGACGGTAGTGAGAAAGGTCGCGCCTGCTAGAAATTGTAGTTTCATAAGCTTATTTGATTTTAGATTTTAGATTTTCGATTGATAACTGAGATTGAATTTTAGATTGACAAGTAAGATTATGTCACCATTAGCTCAAGACAGATCTGTTTTCAATCTGAGGGTGCTACTGCTTTTACCATTTTTTGTCAATTTTGGCAAGAGAATGAGGAAACACATATAACGGTAGATTTTACAACATCAATCCATCGGAACCAAGGATTTAAAGGGATGTAATCATGGGATTTGAGTACGATATAGTAATCATTGGTGGCGGTTCTGCGGGTTTGGTCGTTGCTAGCGCCGCTGCCCAACTAAAAGCAAAAGTAGCCCTAGTAGAACGGGACCGCCTGGGAGGAGATTGTCTTTGGTATGGCTGCGTTCCTAGTAAGTCGATAATTCATGCTGCGAGAGTTGCTTATGAAGTAAAAAATGCGGCACGTTTTGGCATTTACTGCGATCGTCCGCAAATTGAATTTGCCAAAGCAATGGGTCACGTTCAAAATGCGATCGCAGCTATTCAACCCAACGATTCCCCAGAAAGATTTGCTTCATTAGGAGTAGAAGTAATCTTTGGTTCCGGTCAATTTATCGACGAACGAACTTTTTCCATTAACAACCGGCGCTTAACAGCCAGAACGTTTGTGATATCTACGGGTTCCCGTCCGGCAATTCCTCCGATTACCGGATTAGAACAAGTTGATTATCTAACTAACGAACAAATTTTTGAGATTACCGAACGTCCCGAATCTTTAGCTATTATAGGTGGCGGCCCGATCGGTTGCGAATTGGGGCAAGCATTTTCTCGTTTGGGTTCTCAAGTAACAATTATCGCCAGTAGCGATCGCATCTTACCAAAAGAAGACCCGGCAGCAGCCCGAGTCGTGCAATCTCAATTTGCCTCAGAAGGCATTCGCTTAATTCTCAACACGCGAGTAGAAAAAATCGAAGTTGTAGAAGGGAAAAAAATAGTTTCAGCAGGAGAAGAAAAAGTAGTTGTCGATCGAATTTTAATCGCCACCGGAAGACGACCAAATGTAGAATTACTCAACTTAGAAGCTGCCGGAGTTGAATATACCAACAAAGCCATCAAAGTTAACGACAAACTCCAAACAACTAACCCGCGCATTTATGCTTGCGGTGATGCGATCGGCGGTTACCAATTTACTCATGTTGCTAGCTATGAAGCCAGCATCGTTCTCAAAAATGCCTTATTTTTTCCCCTCACCAAAACAAACTATCGAGTCATTCCTTGGGCAACCTTTACCGATCCGGAACTAGCGCGAGTTGGCTTAACCGAATCACAAGCTAGAGAAAAATACGGCGACGATATTTACATTTTGCAGCAAGATTTTGCCGATGTCGATCGCGCCCAAGCAGAAGCTGCCACTAGCGGATTCGCTAAAATTATCACTCGTAGCAATGGAGAAATTCTCGGTGCAACTTTAGTAGGCCCTTCGGCTGGAGAATTAATTCACGAAGTAGTGTTGGCAATGTCTTACAACTTAAAAGTTTCTGCCCTTAGCAGTATTATCCACATTTATCCCACCTTGGCAGAAGTTAATAGTAAAGCCGCACTTCAGCTAACAAAACAAAAATATGCCAAAAACCCAACATTGCAAAATTTGTTAACTAAATTCTTTCAGTTCCGACGCAAGTTCGGCTAAACCCTCCACATCCCGAACTGTCATCATATTTTCTCGACTAATGACCAATGACTAATGACTAATGAAAGTTAAAAACGTGACATTCAAATTTTCTGTAGTTATGCTGGAAATGGCCATCCGGTAATCTTTCAGCTTTATGCACAGGTTTCTCACAGGGCCCTTAACGGTGGAAAATGTCACAGTTGCGATCGCAGATTTACCCCCATCGTTACAAGGCATCAAAATCGTACAGTTGTCTGATTTCCACTATGATGGTCTGCGACTATCGAACAAATTGCTACAACAAGCAATAGATGTTTGCAATCAAGTAGAACCCGATATGATCGTACTCACGGGCGACTACGTAACCACCGATCCCAAGCCAATTCACGACCTAGTATCATACCTCAAGAATTTGCAAAGTCGCATCGGCATCTACGCCATTTTAGGCAACCACGACCTCTTCTATGCCAACTCAAAAAAAGAAATCCGCACCGCCCTCACGAGTATCGGTATTCAAGTACTCTGGAATCAAATTGCTTATCCATTTGGCCCGGGATTAGCCTTAGTCGGTTTAGCAGATTTTCGTTCCGCTAAATTCAAACCCGCCTCAGTCATGAAACAGCTAAACCCCACCATTCCCCGTATAGTTTTATCCCACAATCCCGATAGCGCCCCACACTTACAACAATGGCGAGTAGATTTACAACTCTCCGGTCATACCCACGGCGGTCAAATTCATCTGCCCAACTTAGGACCACTACCCAGTTACTTCCCTATCCTCGCCAACTTCATCCCCAAACCCCTGCGTTCCTACCTGCCATATTTCCGCAAAGATTTTCGTAAAGTATTTCAACATTGGGAATGGTCGCAAGGATTGCACCAAATTGGCAATAACCGTTTATATATTAATCGCGGATTGGGTACTTACTTCCCCGGACGTTTATTTTGTCCCCCAGAAGTTACCGTGATTGAATTAACTTAGATCTTGCACCAGAGTTATCATCTTAGTTTCTTGCAAATATCCTTACCTGAAAGCCTATATTTTTCCTTTAGAAACCCGGTTTCTTTAGCCTTATTGAGAAAGGTGCAAGACCTGAGTTAACTTACAGCGGTTTTCTCTGTTATGAGGTACAGTCAGAATTTACCAAACTTATTTCTTACAGTCTCTACCACTATATTTGGTGTACCTCACTACTGCGGGAACCGCTGTAACTATAGCGATCCTAAATGAATTGCCAACAACTAAACCACACCCAACCCTCCCCTTGGTAAGGGGAGGGCTAGGGTGGGGTTGATTATTGAAATAGGATCGCTAGATTTGAGTTGCTATTAAAGAATGGGAAGGTGAGCAGATGAGGAGATTTCATATTTCATCCTTCATACTTTATCCTTCATCCTTCAAAAGCTTCAACCCGCCTCGTTACTT from Leptolyngbyaceae cyanobacterium includes these protein-coding regions:
- a CDS encoding pentapeptide repeat-containing protein, whose translation is MKLQFLAGATFLTTVSLANPVKAVNSEHTRQLLSTRQCAGCNLSNAGLVMANLVGADLRGADLTRANLSRANLTGADLSGANLTSASLYGANLTGANLSGANLNATDLRDAFLEQANLVGASLVNANLLGAVGVPTYTGDAEDFYRWAMAEAEKDNHNRAIQLFNQALAIKPDFANAYIGRGMVRYQQGDKPGAIADSQQAAQLYTKQGNQQGYELAQAVIKKIEEVNKPKRGGGGSNFLNFLSGLANLGLQLFF
- a CDS encoding mercuric reductase, whose translation is MGFEYDIVIIGGGSAGLVVASAAAQLKAKVALVERDRLGGDCLWYGCVPSKSIIHAARVAYEVKNAARFGIYCDRPQIEFAKAMGHVQNAIAAIQPNDSPERFASLGVEVIFGSGQFIDERTFSINNRRLTARTFVISTGSRPAIPPITGLEQVDYLTNEQIFEITERPESLAIIGGGPIGCELGQAFSRLGSQVTIIASSDRILPKEDPAAARVVQSQFASEGIRLILNTRVEKIEVVEGKKIVSAGEEKVVVDRILIATGRRPNVELLNLEAAGVEYTNKAIKVNDKLQTTNPRIYACGDAIGGYQFTHVASYEASIVLKNALFFPLTKTNYRVIPWATFTDPELARVGLTESQAREKYGDDIYILQQDFADVDRAQAEAATSGFAKIITRSNGEILGATLVGPSAGELIHEVVLAMSYNLKVSALSSIIHIYPTLAEVNSKAALQLTKQKYAKNPTLQNLLTKFFQFRRKFG
- a CDS encoding metallophosphoesterase produces the protein MENVTVAIADLPPSLQGIKIVQLSDFHYDGLRLSNKLLQQAIDVCNQVEPDMIVLTGDYVTTDPKPIHDLVSYLKNLQSRIGIYAILGNHDLFYANSKKEIRTALTSIGIQVLWNQIAYPFGPGLALVGLADFRSAKFKPASVMKQLNPTIPRIVLSHNPDSAPHLQQWRVDLQLSGHTHGGQIHLPNLGPLPSYFPILANFIPKPLRSYLPYFRKDFRKVFQHWEWSQGLHQIGNNRLYINRGLGTYFPGRLFCPPEVTVIELT